Below is a genomic region from uncultured Sunxiuqinia sp..
GATCTCAAGCCGCCCAATCAACATGGTAAATGTGAGCAAATATTTGGATGGATCAGTGAGCATGCTGAAGTTTGATGCTGGCCCTACTTTACCAAATCCGGGGCCAATTCCTCCCATGGTTGTGACGATTGACCCAAACGAGGTTCCCCAGTCGTTCCCAATGCCAATCATAGCTATTGTGCCTATTACAACGATGCCGTAATACAGCAGGATGAAGTTTGATACTGCACTAACTTGCTTAGAAGAAAGGGTGCGGTTGTTATATTTTACATGGCATACTGCATTGGGCGAAATGGTTTGTTTGATACTTTTTTTGATAACCTGCCAATTGATATAATGGCGGATGACTTTTACTCCCCCTCCGGTTGATCCGGCGCAAGCACCTACCAACATCAGTAAAACAATCATCAGAATACCCTGTGTGGGCCAAAGCAGATAATCGTCAGTAGCAAAACCAGTTGCCGTAATTACCGATATCACTTGAAAATAAGAGTCGCGGAATGCTTTTTCAAACGAAATTTCATTCGAAAAGAACAGGATGAGTGTTAATACCGCTCCAACGGCAAAGACAATCTTCAGGTAAAACCAGAGCTCGTTGTTTTGAAGAGCCTTTTTATATTTACCACTGGCAATTAAAACATGCAGCACAAAATTAATTCCAGATAATAGCATGAAGACCGTAATGACATACTGGATGTAAGGCGAGTAGTCGGCAATTGAGGTGTTCTTCGTTGAGAATCCTCCTGTGGCAACTGTAGCAAACGAATGACAAATACTGTCGAAAAGATTCATACCTCCCAAGGTTAATAAAACAGTCTCAAGGGCCGTGAGTCCGACATAAATCATCCAGATGCTTCGGGCAACATACCTGATTTTAGTTGAAAACTTCTCTTCAACAACAACCGATGCTTCCAGGTTAAAAAGCTGGCCTCCATACATTTTCAGCAAAGGCATAATGGCAACGACCAGCACAATAATCCCCATTCCTCCTATCCAGTGCGTTTCGCTGCGCCAAAAGAGCACACTTCGTGGCAGGGCTTCAATATCGCTTAAAATAGATGAACCTGTGGTTGTGAAACCCGACATGCTCTCAAACCAGGCATCAGCAAAGGCCGGAATCGTATGAGTATACAGATAAGGTAAACTTCCGAAGAAAGCTAAAAAGAGCCATCCGAATGTAACAATGACTAGTCCTTCACGAACGCCGGGTTCGCCAAACCTACTATTCCAACTAACGAAATAGAGGAAACCACCTGCCCCAAATGTTGTCAGTACAGCGTAAAGTACTCGAATAAGTTCCGGTTCGTGATCGTACCATGAAATGAGCAACGAAAGGACCATAAATAGCCCTTCGAAAAGAAGAATAATTGAAATAATATGAATAACAAGAAGTATATTGATGTTACTTCTCTTTTGAAAATTCATGATAAGTTACAATTAAAAATGAATAAAAAAATACGAGTTGGGCAAGCTGTTGATTTTATCCGTTTATTGGAGGAGATAAGTTACCGATTTCGTGCAACCACCTGGAGTAGCGCAAGCAAATGCTGATGGTGTGTAACTTGTATTTCGAATATTGTGGATCGAATGGGATTATAGAATAAATCAACTTCCACTGAAAATCCAGACGGTCAATCTCACCATCTTTCCCCTCATCTTCAACCCCCTGAAAACCAGCTTGAATATCCCTGCTCAGCATATCATCCAGACAAGCTGATTGGTCTTTCGAATTCAGCGAATATGTGTTCAATCGTTCTCCTGTTGATGAGAACAGCGCAGAAAATAAGACAAATACGGAGAATATTGTTACAAGTAATTTCAAATCGCTCTGCATTTTTCTAATAAATCACGAAGCAAAGCTACCGATAAAACAAAGATGGTGGTCAAGCCGATGTGCAATTATTCATCTATCATTTCAAAATTAAGGCTTGATTAATATTCCGGAGCTCAATCTCAGGAATTCGCTGAATTGACTAATTTATCCATGCATTATTTGCCATGTTGTAATAAATATGTTAGTTTGAAAAAAGAATGGTTTTTGATTGAGAAAACTAGTTATTTTTACAGCATTAAGCTTTAGAATAAAATAGTTATTTGTGAAACGAACTTGTAAACAACTCAGTAGCAGAGAAGGGTGATTGCATGCGAGTTCCAACTAATGGAAAAAAAATAAACAAGTATAACCGTATGAAGATATTTAAATTTGGTGGGGCCTCAGTCAGCTCAACTGATGCGATAAAAAACGCCACTTCAATCATCGATTTATTTCCTGATAAAAAAGTTATTGTTGTTTCAGCAATGGGCAAAACAACCAATGAACTTGAGGAGTTGGTTAAAAGCTATTTCAACAGAGCCAGCAACATGGAGTTAATTTTGGAGCGTATCAAGAATTATCATGCCGGTATTACCACCGGACTTGGATTGACTGATGCTGACTTGGGTCAGGTTGAAGTGTTGTTTGCAGATCTGAAAAAGCGCCTGAGCATGAACCCATCGTTGAACTTCGACTACGAGTATGATCAGGTGGTTTGCTATGGCGAGCTGATTTCAACGGCCATCATCTCTGCCTATTTAAACAAGCAGGGATTGAAAAGCCAATGGATGGATATCCGCCAAAGTTTGCGAACGGATGAAACGCATCGCGAGGCAGTTGTTGATTGGAAATGGTCGGAGATGTTGATCAATAACAGCTTTAATTTTCGTGATACCGATTTGTATGTAACGCAAGGGTTTATCGGTTCAACCAATACCAATCAAACGACCACATTGGGCCGTGAGGGATCTGATTTTACAGCTGCAATTTTAGGCAACCTGCTAAATGCTGAGAGTGTCACTATCTGGAAAAATGTTCCCGGGGTGTTGAATGGTGATCCGGTTGATTTTGAAGACACGGTAAAACTGGAAGAGCTTTCTTATAGAGAAGCAATTGAGCTGGCCTATTCCGGAGCCAAAGTCATTCATCCGAAAACGATCAAACCCTTGCGCAACAAAAAAATTCCACTGCTGGTTCGACCGTTCGATTTTCCTGACCAAGCCGGGACTATGATTCATGATGTGGGGCATCAGCTGGATTTAGTCCCGATTTTTATACTGAAGAAAAATCAGGCACTGGTTACCATCTCTCCGTCCGACTTTTCATTTATTGGTATTGATCAGCTATCTGGGGTTTTTAGCCTGTTTAAAAAGCGCCGCATCAAGGTCAACCTGATACAGCAATCGGCAATCGACCTTTCGTTGTGTATTGATGAGCCCGAGGTCGGTTTGGAAAGCTTGGTTGTTGAATTACGGAAAAAGTTTGATGTGCTATACAATACCGGGCTGATTTTGGCAACCATCCGTTTTTACGATGACGATGCGCTGATTAAAATGAAAAATAGTCGTCAATTATTTTTGGAACAAAAAAGCCGTCGAACGACTCGTTTGGTTCTGAAATAAAGAATTGGGTCGCCCTTCGAATCGGTATTTCTCATTAAGGGGTGTTGCAATAACATTATTTTGTTTGTAGCAAACATATATTTTATTGTAAATTTAAACATCCCAAAAAACGATCGGTTTCGAGCAAAAATCAACAACATGGTAAAAAGTAAAAAAAACAAACGACTTCCATTTCTGGTCATCTTATTTGTAGTCTTGGTCATTATAGTATTAATCGTTGCTAAAAATAAAGGATGGATTGGTAACGAATTTGAGATAAAGGTAACTACAGAGCAAGTTGAAAGCAAAACCATTGTTGAGCTGATTACTGCAAATGGGAAAGTCCAGCCGGAAACGGAAGTGAAAATTAGTCCTGATGTTTCGGGTGAAATTATTCAGATGGATGTTGAGGAGGGTGATGAAATCAGGAAAGGGCAGTTGCTGGTTATCATTAAGCCCGACATGTATATCCAGGCATTGAATCGTGCCGAAGCCAGCCTGAATTCATCAAAAGCCCGCTTAGCCCAAGCCGAAGCTCAACTCATTGAAAAAGAACTTTCTTTTGATCGATCCAAAACCTTATTCGGACAGGAGGCCATTCCAAAGTCGGAATTTGAGTCGGCTCAAGCGGCTCTTAAAATAGCACAGGCTGAAGTTCGTGCGGCTGAATTTTCAGTGAAATCCGCGGAAGCATCGGTAGCTGAGGCTAAAGAACAGTTGGTAAAAACCAAAATCTATTCGCCGATGGATGGAACTATTTCCCGGTTAAATGTAGAGCAGGGTGAGCGGGTTGTTGGAACCAACATGTACGCCGGAACCGAAATGATGGTTATCGCCAACCTCAATAAAATGGAAGTGAAGGTAGAGGTTA
It encodes:
- a CDS encoding efflux RND transporter periplasmic adaptor subunit, which codes for MVKSKKNKRLPFLVILFVVLVIIVLIVAKNKGWIGNEFEIKVTTEQVESKTIVELITANGKVQPETEVKISPDVSGEIIQMDVEEGDEIRKGQLLVIIKPDMYIQALNRAEASLNSSKARLAQAEAQLIEKELSFDRSKTLFGQEAIPKSEFESAQAALKIAQAEVRAAEFSVKSAEASVAEAKEQLVKTKIYSPMDGTISRLNVEQGERVVGTNMYAGTEMMVIANLNKMEVKVEVNENDIVKVVKGDTALVEVDAYLNRNFKGVVTEIANSANTIGTSNDQVTNFNVKVLLLQESYADLIDSTSMNVYPFRPGMSATVDIQTETRRGVIAIPIQAVTTRVVDSEKSSEKSEAEKEEVVFLLKDGFAHRQAVETGIQDNMDIEILNGIGDGDEVITGPYNIVSRTLKDSVKVQSVDETELFEAKE
- a CDS encoding aspartate kinase encodes the protein MKIFKFGGASVSSTDAIKNATSIIDLFPDKKVIVVSAMGKTTNELEELVKSYFNRASNMELILERIKNYHAGITTGLGLTDADLGQVEVLFADLKKRLSMNPSLNFDYEYDQVVCYGELISTAIISAYLNKQGLKSQWMDIRQSLRTDETHREAVVDWKWSEMLINNSFNFRDTDLYVTQGFIGSTNTNQTTTLGREGSDFTAAILGNLLNAESVTIWKNVPGVLNGDPVDFEDTVKLEELSYREAIELAYSGAKVIHPKTIKPLRNKKIPLLVRPFDFPDQAGTMIHDVGHQLDLVPIFILKKNQALVTISPSDFSFIGIDQLSGVFSLFKKRRIKVNLIQQSAIDLSLCIDEPEVGLESLVVELRKKFDVLYNTGLILATIRFYDDDALIKMKNSRQLFLEQKSRRTTRLVLK
- a CDS encoding TrkH family potassium uptake protein: MNFQKRSNINILLVIHIISIILLFEGLFMVLSLLISWYDHEPELIRVLYAVLTTFGAGGFLYFVSWNSRFGEPGVREGLVIVTFGWLFLAFFGSLPYLYTHTIPAFADAWFESMSGFTTTGSSILSDIEALPRSVLFWRSETHWIGGMGIIVLVVAIMPLLKMYGGQLFNLEASVVVEEKFSTKIRYVARSIWMIYVGLTALETVLLTLGGMNLFDSICHSFATVATGGFSTKNTSIADYSPYIQYVITVFMLLSGINFVLHVLIASGKYKKALQNNELWFYLKIVFAVGAVLTLILFFSNEISFEKAFRDSYFQVISVITATGFATDDYLLWPTQGILMIVLLMLVGACAGSTGGGVKVIRHYINWQVIKKSIKQTISPNAVCHVKYNNRTLSSKQVSAVSNFILLYYGIVVIGTIAMIGIGNDWGTSFGSIVTTMGGIGPGFGKVGPASNFSMLTDPSKYLLTFTMLIGRLEIFPVLTLFTHWFWRT